A stretch of the Lactuca sativa cultivar Salinas chromosome 9, Lsat_Salinas_v11, whole genome shotgun sequence genome encodes the following:
- the LOC111905586 gene encoding probable pectate lyase 13 isoform X2 yields the protein MRVNVSIYRREMLDIGGGCLTGNPIDDCWKCDPNWGNDRQRLADCGIGFGRFALGGKGGQYYIVTDSSDNDVINPTPGTLRYGVLLSEPLWIIFASSMLIKLKHELIFNSYKTIDGRGVNVAITGGGCITLQYVTNVIIHNIRVFDCKPSGNADIRSSPTHVGRRGLSDGDGISISGSRNIWIDHCSLSHCTDGLIDAILGSTAITISNSYFTHHNEVMLMGHDDAYLPDKGMQVTFAFNHFGKGLIQRMPRCRHGYFHVVNNDFTEWKMYAIGGSANPTINSQGNRYIAPPDPNAKEVTKRVEASEKKWVGWNWRTDGDLMENGAFFVPSGDAFSTMYAKATSTDPKSAFLVDQLTMNAGVFGGMRDDVGTVSYGDGPITTGGESRNNGENSGHDDDDYFGMIFGSGATTQSQPPTNIFLILLVFIGLFTITMNGDGLFTLLSLVLL from the exons AT GAGAGTAAATGTATCGATATATAGAAGAGAAATGCTGGACATCGGCGGCGGCTGTCTCACCGGAAACCCAATCGACGATTGCTGGAAGTGCGATCCGAACTGGGGAAACGACCGGCAACGCCTAGCCGACTGCGGCATTGGGTTCGGCCGGTTTGCATTAGGCGGAAAAGGCGGCCAATATTACATCGTCACCGACTCCTCCGACAACGACGTCATCAACCCAACTCCGGGAACCCTCCGATACGGCGTCTTACTATCCGAACCCCTATGGATCATCTTTGCATCCAGCATGCTCATCAAACTCAAACACGAACTCATCTTCAACAGCTACAAAACCATCGACGGCCGTGGCGTCAACGTCGCAATCACCGGCGGCGGTTGTATCACCCTCCAGTACGTCACCAACGTCATCATCCACAATATACGCGTCTTCGACTGTAAACCCTCCGGGAACGCCGACATAAGGTCAAGTCCAACGCATGTCGGCCGGAGAGGATTATCCGACGGCGACGGGATTTCAATTTCCGGTTCAAGAAACATATGGATCGATCACTGTTCTCTTTCTCATTGTACAGACGGCTTGATTGATGCAATTCTTGGGTCCACCGCCATTACTATTTCAAACAGTTATTTCACTCATCATAACGAAGTTATGCTCATGGGTCACGACGATGCATACTTGCCGGATAAAGGGATGCAG GTTACATTTGCGTTTAATCATTTTGGGAAAGGGTTGATACAAAGAATGCCAAGATGTCGACATGGATATTTTCATGTGGTAAACAATGATTTCACCGAATGGAAGATGTACGCCATTGGTGGAAGTGCGAATCCTACGATCAATAGTCAGGGTAACCGCTATATTGCGCCACCGGATCCTAACGCAAAAGAG GTTACAAAACGAGTGGAAGCAAGCGAAAAGAAGTGGGTGGGGTGGAACTGGAGGACAGATGGTGACTTGATGGAAAATGGTGCATTTTTTGTACCCTCGGGCGATGCCTTCAGCACTATGTATGCTAAAGCGACTAGTACTGACCCTAAGTCCGCCTTCCTTGTAGACCAACTCACTATGAATGCGGGTGTCTTCGGTGGTATGAG GGATGACGTTGGAACTGTGTCATATGGTGATGGTCCCATCACTACCGGCGGTGAAAGCAGGAATAATGGTGAGAACAGCGGCCATGATGACGATGACTACTTCGGGATGATATTTGGTAGCGGCGCGACAACACAATCACAACCACCCACCAATATCTTTTTGATTTTACTAGTTTTTATAGGTTTATTTACCATTACCATGAATGGTGATGGCTTATTTACATTATTATCATTGGTTTTACTATAG
- the LOC111905586 gene encoding probable pectate lyase 5 isoform X1, protein MHLPNTNILLFCLLTSLLSIIRATLNLTLPYQHPNPEAVVQEVQRRVNVSIYRREMLDIGGGCLTGNPIDDCWKCDPNWGNDRQRLADCGIGFGRFALGGKGGQYYIVTDSSDNDVINPTPGTLRYGVLLSEPLWIIFASSMLIKLKHELIFNSYKTIDGRGVNVAITGGGCITLQYVTNVIIHNIRVFDCKPSGNADIRSSPTHVGRRGLSDGDGISISGSRNIWIDHCSLSHCTDGLIDAILGSTAITISNSYFTHHNEVMLMGHDDAYLPDKGMQVTFAFNHFGKGLIQRMPRCRHGYFHVVNNDFTEWKMYAIGGSANPTINSQGNRYIAPPDPNAKEVTKRVEASEKKWVGWNWRTDGDLMENGAFFVPSGDAFSTMYAKATSTDPKSAFLVDQLTMNAGVFGGMRDDVGTVSYGDGPITTGGESRNNGENSGHDDDDYFGMIFGSGATTQSQPPTNIFLILLVFIGLFTITMNGDGLFTLLSLVLL, encoded by the exons ATGCATCTTCCAAACACCAACATTCTATTGTTTTGCCTTTTAACTTCTCTCTTATCTATCATCAGGGCCACTCTTAACCTCACACTTCCTTATCAACACCCTAATCCTGAAGCTGTTGTTCAAGAAGTACAGag GAGAGTAAATGTATCGATATATAGAAGAGAAATGCTGGACATCGGCGGCGGCTGTCTCACCGGAAACCCAATCGACGATTGCTGGAAGTGCGATCCGAACTGGGGAAACGACCGGCAACGCCTAGCCGACTGCGGCATTGGGTTCGGCCGGTTTGCATTAGGCGGAAAAGGCGGCCAATATTACATCGTCACCGACTCCTCCGACAACGACGTCATCAACCCAACTCCGGGAACCCTCCGATACGGCGTCTTACTATCCGAACCCCTATGGATCATCTTTGCATCCAGCATGCTCATCAAACTCAAACACGAACTCATCTTCAACAGCTACAAAACCATCGACGGCCGTGGCGTCAACGTCGCAATCACCGGCGGCGGTTGTATCACCCTCCAGTACGTCACCAACGTCATCATCCACAATATACGCGTCTTCGACTGTAAACCCTCCGGGAACGCCGACATAAGGTCAAGTCCAACGCATGTCGGCCGGAGAGGATTATCCGACGGCGACGGGATTTCAATTTCCGGTTCAAGAAACATATGGATCGATCACTGTTCTCTTTCTCATTGTACAGACGGCTTGATTGATGCAATTCTTGGGTCCACCGCCATTACTATTTCAAACAGTTATTTCACTCATCATAACGAAGTTATGCTCATGGGTCACGACGATGCATACTTGCCGGATAAAGGGATGCAG GTTACATTTGCGTTTAATCATTTTGGGAAAGGGTTGATACAAAGAATGCCAAGATGTCGACATGGATATTTTCATGTGGTAAACAATGATTTCACCGAATGGAAGATGTACGCCATTGGTGGAAGTGCGAATCCTACGATCAATAGTCAGGGTAACCGCTATATTGCGCCACCGGATCCTAACGCAAAAGAG GTTACAAAACGAGTGGAAGCAAGCGAAAAGAAGTGGGTGGGGTGGAACTGGAGGACAGATGGTGACTTGATGGAAAATGGTGCATTTTTTGTACCCTCGGGCGATGCCTTCAGCACTATGTATGCTAAAGCGACTAGTACTGACCCTAAGTCCGCCTTCCTTGTAGACCAACTCACTATGAATGCGGGTGTCTTCGGTGGTATGAG GGATGACGTTGGAACTGTGTCATATGGTGATGGTCCCATCACTACCGGCGGTGAAAGCAGGAATAATGGTGAGAACAGCGGCCATGATGACGATGACTACTTCGGGATGATATTTGGTAGCGGCGCGACAACACAATCACAACCACCCACCAATATCTTTTTGATTTTACTAGTTTTTATAGGTTTATTTACCATTACCATGAATGGTGATGGCTTATTTACATTATTATCATTGGTTTTACTATAG
- the LOC111905605 gene encoding uncharacterized protein LOC111905605 gives MAVDRGFLKDYKDYTYIDDDGYPVYRRRNNGNNVVKNGLFGQQVSICYVDYIRQSIRPHHVFKETYNYLSDDVVHIREQEIGVRGGAFFLYGYGGTRKIFVWKALSAAIRSKGGIVINIALSGIAALLLSGGRTTHSKYHIPINLNEDSFCSIMPANDVAEVLNKAKLIICDEVSMMHCYCFEAVDRTLRDIILSSDENKPFEGTIGGHNDGEVEVEFPEDVIVPSTCDHIHSIVSTIYLSFQNHLDDPSYFQDKAILVPTNEEVGAINDYMLELMKDEGKTYMSSDSLCETEVQDFY, from the exons ATGGCAGTTGACAGAG GATTTCTGAAAGACTATAAAGATTATACGTATATTGATGACGATGGTTATCCGGTTTACAGAAGACGCAACAATGGAAACAATGTCGTGAAAAACGGTCTCTTTGGACAACAG GTCTCTATTTGTTATGTTGATTACATCAGACAGTCTATCCGACCTCATCATGTTTTTAAAGAGACCTATAATTATCTTTCTGATGATGTGGTTCACATTCGTGAACAAGAAATCGGCGTAAGAG GTGGTGCCTTTTTCCTGTATGGTTATGGAGGAACGAGAAAAATATTTGTTTGGAAGGCATTGTCTGCTGCTATTAGATCTAAAGGTGGAATTGTTATCAACATTGCTTTAAGCGGAATTGCAGCACTCTTGCTCTCTGGTGGTAGGACAACccattcaaaatatcatataccaATAAACTTGAATGAGGATTCATTTTGTTCTATTATGCCAGCTAACGATGTAGCTGAAGTGTTGAATAAAGCTAAACTTATCATATGTGATGAAGTCTCGATGATGCACTGTTATTGTTTCGAAGCAGTTGATAGGACACTTAGAGACATTATCCTTTCATCGGACGAGAATAAACCGTTTGAAG GTACTATTGGTGGCCATAATGATGGTGAAGTTGAAGTTGAATTTCCAGAAGATGTTATCGTTCCCTCTACGTGTGACCATATTCATTCAATTGTATCCACCATTTATTTATCCTTTCAGAACCATCTTGATGATCCATCGTATTTTCAAGATAAAGCTATTTTGGTCCCTACAAATGAAGAAGTCGGTGCTATCAACGACTACATGTTAGAATTGATGAAAGATGAAGGGAAAACGTATATGAGTTCAGATTCTTTATGTGAAACTGAGGTACAAGATTTTTATTGA